The genomic interval GTGGCGGAGCTGATTCCTCCCGGGCTGGAGAAGGTGGCGAGCCGGGCGGAGCTGGGCCAGCGCTTCGGCTCGGACGCGGCGCTCCTGGCGGGGCTCCTGAAGCCGTCGCAGCTCCCCAGCACCGAGCGCGCCACCCGGCTGTGGACCTTCTTCGCCGCCTACGCCCAGGCCGCCGCGGCCCAGCCGCCCCAGAAGGAGGCCCAGGCCGCCTTCCGAGACGCCCTCAAGGGGCAGGGCTTCGCGGAGCTGCGCGACGCACGCACCGGGCAGGACGGCGTGACGCAGGGCTTGTGGGTGCTCTCGGCCAAGACGCCCGAGGAGGCGCGCGAGCGCGTGGCCAGCGTCCAACTGGAGCCGCCCCCCGAGGTGCTCCACTCGGAGGCCGCCCAGCGCAAGGAGGGGGCGGCCGAGCCGGCGTACGCCTCCTCGCAGCGAGGCACGGAGGCGCTTCGCGGAGGGCCTCCCCCGCCGCGGACCCAGGCGTCGGAGGGGCCGCCGTCCGAGTTGGACGAGGCGCTCTCCCCAGACGAGGCCCGCGCCCGCCGGTCGAACCGGCGGCTGGGGCCGATGATGCTGTGGAACGTGCTGCACGGCTTCCGCTCGGAGGCGGAGGACGGCGCGGTGGCGCAGGGGCAGTGGGACCGGATGGCCTTTGGCGCCATGCTGGCCCTGGTGGCCATCGCCCTGGTCGTCGTGGCGCTCGTCAGCCTCTAGGGAGAAGGGGCGGGCGGACAGCGCGGTGGCGCGAAAGTCCTTGGCCCCGGCCGGCTTGTGGTACGTTGCCGCACCCATTGGCCACCGACGACCTCACACTCGTCAAGCGCGTCCGGAGCGGCGACCAGCGCGCGTTCAAGCTTCTCGTCGAGCGTTACCAGCGCAAGGTGTACGCGGTCGCGCTTGGCATGCTCAAGGACAAGGAAGAAGCGATGGACGTCTCCCAGGAGGCGTTCGTCAAGGTCTACAAGTACCTGGACCACTTCAAGGGCGACTCGTCCTTCTACACCTGGCTCTACCGAATCACGGTGAACGTCTGCATCGACGTGCTGCGCAAGCGCGGCGGGGGCGGCGAGGTCGTGGAGTTCGACGAGAGCCAGGCCATGGACCTGTCCGAGGCGCGCATCGGCGCGCTGGGCAGCCGCCTGGGCACCAACCCCCAGAAGAGCGCGCTCCGGCGGGAGCTGGCGGAGAAGATTCAGGAGGCCCTGGGCACCGTGCCAGAGAAGCACCGCGCCATCCTCCTGCTCCGGGAGATCGAAGGCATGTCCTACGAGGACCTGGCCCGCACGCTCGATATTCCCAAGGGCACGGTGATGAGCCGCCTCTTCCACGCCCGGGCCAAGGTCCAGAAAATCCTCAGTGAGTACCTGGAGTTGGACGAAGCGAAGAGTGGAGTGGGCGGCGAATGAGGGACCCTCGAATATCTGAGGGGACCCCACGTCACACCGTTCGCATCTCCCACCATCAGGGTGAAGGTTATGGCCGGTAATCCCGCGTGCGAGCGTTTCGTCCCCATGCTCTCCCCGTATGTCGACGGGGAGCTGACCCCCGCGGAGCGGGTCAATGTGGAGCGCCATCTCTCCGCGTGCCGCGACTGTACGGGGCGCGCCGCGGACCTGCGCGCCGAGTCGGGCCTGCTCCGGGTGGGCCTGGACATGGCGGTGGACGATGTCGACTTCAAGGACTTCGCCCAGAAGGTGATGGCCCGGGTGACGCCGGAGAAGCCGCCCCTCCTGGAGCGGCTGAAGCTGGCGATGTCGGAGATGTTCCTCTACCAGCGCACTGCCATGGTGTCGTCGTTCGCCACGGCCGCGGTGCTGGTGGCGGTGGGGCTGCCGCTCCTGCTGAGTGACAGGGCGCCGGTGGGCTACGGGGCGGAGCGGATGACGGTGAAGTCCATCCAGCCCTACCAGGACGCGCGCGTGGCGCCGGTGGTGATGGAAACCGACAACGGTGGCACCATCATCTGGCTGGTGGACGAGGAGACGCAGGACGGCAAGTCGTCCGAAGAGGACGAGGAGCTGGAAGAGGATGTGAGTGGCGGCGGACTTCGCGATGGCACCAAGGGCCCTCGGCCCCTGGCCAAGCCGAAGGCCGACGTGGAGCGGCCCTCGGGAGGACCCCTGTGAGAAGACACGTGTCGTCCGGCCGGATGATGCTGGCCGTGCTGGGCTTGGGTGTGCTGGTGCCGCTCGTCGGCCTCGCCCAGGATGAGCAGAAGGTCAGCGTCCAGGTGGAGGTGGTGCTCGCCTCGCGCAAGGGCACCGAGGTGGACCCGCCGGAGCTGGCGAAGATGAAGGAGCAGTTCCAGAAGCAGAACTTCAACTTCACCTCCTTCAAGCGCCTGTCCAACGAGAAGCTGGACGTGGGCGCGAAGAAGGCCTCCGAGGTGAAGCTGCCCAACGGCAGCAACGCGTCGCTGCTGCTCTTGGGCATGAAGGACGGCATCGCCACGGTGCGCGTGGCCATCCCGCGCCAGCCCACGCTGGACGTGGAGCTGGGCCGTCATGGCGCCGTCTACCAGAAGGCCGGGAAACACGTGGGCGGAGAGCTCATCCTGGTGCTCTCCCCGCCCTCGAACTAGCTGTCAGAAGCGCTGTGTGGGCCGCCTTGCTTCAGGCGGCCCGGTCCACGGAGAGCCGCGCGGGAGTCCCGGCGGGCTCGTCCTCATCCCGCTCATCGCTCGAGGAGGAGGTCTGCGCCAGGGTGGCGCGGCGTGGGGTGGCGTCCTCCGCGCGCTCGTGCTCCAGGTGGATGATCATCCCCGTGAGCAGGTTCTCGAAGGCGGCGAAGCAGCGGTCCACCATGGCCAGCGCGTCCGCGCGCACCGCCGGCTCCAGCTCCATGGCCTCCAGCTCCGCCGCCAACTGCTGCTCGAACATGGCGTGCTGGGCCTCGGCCCTCATGTGATGGTCGGAGAAGTACTTGAGCCGCTCGTCCGCGCCCTGGGAGGCGCAGAGCATGGCGGTGCGGCCGAAGAAGACATGGCTGGTGGACTCCAGCGCCCAGAGCAGGACGATGCGCAGCCGGTCATCCACGGGGCGGTACACCTCGCTGATGATGGTGTACGCCGCCTCGCGCGTCTTCGCGTGGGCCTTGCCGTAGAGCGCGCCGATGCTCAGCGAGCCCCCGGTGAGCGAGGCGATGTCGTCCTCGAACCACTGGTCATGCCCGCTCTCCTCCGCGTGGTGCCGCGTCGCGAGCGCCTTCAGGTGAGGGTCCTGGATGAAGTGGGCGTTGAGCCGCAGCACGTCCTGGAATGACATCAC from Myxococcus stipitatus carries:
- a CDS encoding Immediate early protein ICP0, with translation MSTPSRISAGFGQLARLLVHSGKGALPSKGPKSSEGGPPPPRDGFRTQTSPPQQHPSLGGQERVPVRKVAELIPPGLEKVASRAELGQRFGSDAALLAGLLKPSQLPSTERATRLWTFFAAYAQAAAAQPPQKEAQAAFRDALKGQGFAELRDARTGQDGVTQGLWVLSAKTPEEARERVASVQLEPPPEVLHSEAAQRKEGAAEPAYASSQRGTEALRGGPPPPRTQASEGPPSELDEALSPDEARARRSNRRLGPMMLWNVLHGFRSEAEDGAVAQGQWDRMAFGAMLALVAIALVVVALVSL
- a CDS encoding anti-sigma factor family protein — protein: MAGNPACERFVPMLSPYVDGELTPAERVNVERHLSACRDCTGRAADLRAESGLLRVGLDMAVDDVDFKDFAQKVMARVTPEKPPLLERLKLAMSEMFLYQRTAMVSSFATAAVLVAVGLPLLLSDRAPVGYGAERMTVKSIQPYQDARVAPVVMETDNGGTIIWLVDEETQDGKSSEEDEELEEDVSGGGLRDGTKGPRPLAKPKADVERPSGGPL
- a CDS encoding RNA polymerase sigma factor, which encodes MATDDLTLVKRVRSGDQRAFKLLVERYQRKVYAVALGMLKDKEEAMDVSQEAFVKVYKYLDHFKGDSSFYTWLYRITVNVCIDVLRKRGGGGEVVEFDESQAMDLSEARIGALGSRLGTNPQKSALRRELAEKIQEALGTVPEKHRAILLLREIEGMSYEDLARTLDIPKGTVMSRLFHARAKVQKILSEYLELDEAKSGVGGE